In Ctenopharyngodon idella isolate HZGC_01 chromosome 2, HZGC01, whole genome shotgun sequence, the following are encoded in one genomic region:
- the LOC127504673 gene encoding chemokine XC receptor 1 yields the protein MTNQSIIESQLETSTTEEYDYLDYSSTSGIIGDEVCTKTKVDQFGRAVTPVIFIIVVLFSCVGNSLVLYVLVKYENLKSLTNTFLLNLALSDLIFTFGLPFWAYYYMYGWTLGDFACKAVNYVFYTGYYSSIIFLTVLTVHRYMAVVHPLSVVMSRKSLHCYVTSVVIWIISLFAAVPQAMFNSVANNSIEITIDVQTDSTNVLQLCDFEGEINWKLTTIYSQNFFFVVAFVIIAFCYTVILARLLRPTSHTRKKTVQLILFIVVFFFLGWGPYNVAIFLDSLIAWGISPFNECDVSKSVDYWIYISRMMAFSHCCLNPVFYVFMGIKFRNHLKKMLWTFCKKNNEPQNRNSRLIYSNGEEISMY from the coding sequence ATGACAAACCAATCAATAATTGAAAGTCAGCTTGAAACATCTACCACCGAAGAGTATGATTATCTTGATTACAGTTCGACCAGTGGAATCATAGGAGATGAAGTCTGTACCAAGACAAAAGTTGACCAGTTTGGAAGAGCCGTCACTCCAGTCATTTTTATCATCGTTGTTCTGTTCAGCTGTGTGGGAAACTCATTGGTCCTGTATGTCCTTGTGAAGTATGAAAATCTGAAATCCCTCACTAACACATTTCTGTTAAATCTGGCTCTCTCTGATCTGATTTTCACCTTTGGCCTGCCTTTCTGGGCCTACTACTACATGTATGGCTGGACTCTTGGAGATTTTGCTTGCAAAGCAGTTAACTATGTGTTCTACACGGGATATTACAGCAGCATCATCTTCCTGACAGTTTTGACTGTCCACCGCTACATGGCCGTGGTTCACCCCTTGTCGGTGGTCATGTCTAGGAAGAGCCTGCACTGCTACGTAACATCAGTTGTCATCTGGATCATCAGTCTTTTCGCTGCCGTCCCACAAGCCATGTTCAACTCTGTAGCGAACAACTCCATTGAAATAACGATAGATGTTCAAACTGACAGCACCAATGTTCTGCAGCTTTGTGATTTTGAAGGTGAAATTAATTGGAAGCTTACAACTATATACTCGcaaaatttcttttttgttgtcGCATTTGTGATCATTGCTTTTTGCTACACTGTGATCCTGGCACGGCTGCTTCGACCAACATCTCACACTCGTAAGAAGACAGTGCAGCTCATCCTCTTcatagtggtgttttttttcttgggaTGGGGGCCATACAATGTGGCCATATTTCTGGACTCTCTTATTGCATGGGGAATCTCTCCTTTTAATGAGTGTGACGTCAGTAAATCTGTAGACTATTGGATCTACATCTCTCGGATGATGGCTTTCTCACACTGCTGCCTGAATcctgtgttttatgtttttatgggGATAAAATTTAGAAACCACTTGAAGAAAATGTTATGGACTTTCTGTAAGAAGAACAATGAGCCTCAGAATCGAAACAGCAGGCTTATTTACTCCAACGGCGAAGAAATATCAATGTATTAG